A stretch of Arachis hypogaea cultivar Tifrunner chromosome 15, arahy.Tifrunner.gnm2.J5K5, whole genome shotgun sequence DNA encodes these proteins:
- the LOC112746992 gene encoding heparanase-like protein 2: MNGRQKVEKKVLLDLGAPKIVPDYPILSVDDLADQIAELFVLRRQSHPNILFVCSLSAVMCMGVAAGAYILTLFAMKVLSAFPLLVLSAKVSHLASAVTKTYLLLWDTLVTENLGKYELRNVSADQYASDIAALRNIFHDVYRGIRHKPLIIAPGGFYDANWFQEFVNKSGKSVDVVSHHIYNLGAGVDEHLIERILDPSYLDGVASTFSGLKNILQKSATKAKAWVGEAGGAYNNGHHLVSDAFVYSFWYLDQLGMSTVYDTRTYCRQSLVGGNYGLLNTSTFVPNPDYYRYQILNFIVEGCAACYCGLSHFSFQVSLLQKNILCAHFTNSHIPFYHWLRV; this comes from the exons ATGAATGGCAGGCAGAAGGTTGAGAAAAAAG TGTTACTTGAT TTGGGAGCTCCTAAGATTGTTCCAGATTATCCAATTCTTTCTGTTGACGACCTAGCAGATCAAATAGCCGAG TTGTTCGTTTTGAGAAGGCAATCTCACCCCAACATTCTTTTTGTCTGCAGTCTTAGTGCAGTAATGTGCATGGGAGTAGCTGCCGGAGCTTACATTCTTACCTTATTTGCT ATGAAGGTTTTGTCAGCCTTTCCCCTTCTTGTTTTGTCAGCTAAGGTTTCTCATTTGGCGTCTGCTGTTACGAAAACATATCTTTTACTCTG GGATACACTGGTGACAGAGAATTTGGGAAAATACGAATTAAGAAATGTTTCTGCAGATCAATATGCTTCTGATATTGCTGCATTAAGAAACATATTTCATGATGTATATAGAGGGATCAGGCATAAGCCACTGATCATTGCTCCCGGTGGCTTCTATGATGCTAACTGGTTCCAGGAATTTGTAAACAAATCTGGTAAATCTGTTGATGTGGTATCTCACCACATATATAACCTTGGAGCAG GAGTTGATGAGCACCTAATTGAAAGAATTCTTGATCCATCATATCTTGATGGAGTGGCTAGCACATTCAGTGGCCTCAAAAACATACTTCAAAAATCAGCAACCAAAGCAAAAGCATGGGTTGGTGAGGCAGGAGGGGCTTACAACAATGGCCACCATCTTGTGTCTGATGCATTTGTCTACAGCTTCTG GTATTTGGATCAGCTTGGAATGTCAACTGTTTATGACACCAGAACATACTGCAGACAGAGTTTGGTTGGAGGAAACTATGGATTACTAAACACTTCTACTTTTGTGCCAAATCCAGATTATTATAGGTACCAAATATTAAATTTCATAGTTGAAGGATGTGCAGCATGTTATTGTGGACTATCTCATTTTAGCTTTCAAGTGtcattattacaaaaaaatatattgtgtGCTCATTTTACAAACTCGCACATACCTTTCTACCATTGGTTGAGGGTGTAG